In one window of Zingiber officinale cultivar Zhangliang chromosome 11A, Zo_v1.1, whole genome shotgun sequence DNA:
- the LOC122032234 gene encoding cytochrome P450 81Q32-like: MITTKPIQIFLHSKMAITNLALLQFVLPSLFLFLLSIFLIFHRQRQNHRRLPPSPPSFPILGHLHLLKPPIHRPLAAISAAHGPVVLLRFGSRPILLVSSPSAAEECFTVHDIAFANRPRFLAGKILGYDFTAMLWAPYGSHWRDLRRITSMHLLTSGSLRASSDLRTGEIRALVRNLFLQQGGSSGGAPRRLDLKSTLFDLVCAIIEQLVVPLAGETPKQRLIVREMVIEGLRLSTAAANAGDYMPAFMRVAWRGLEKRLMRLRRRRDEFWGNLIVQHRERRQIEDNGGGGVDGEGRKTMMDVMLSLQSIDPDRYTDDIIRGLMITMFTAGTDTSAGTTEWAMSLLLNHPHVLQKAATELDTTVGHGRLVSEDDLTNLPYLNCIIHETLRLYPAAPLLVPHETSKDCTVAGFDVSAGTMLLVNVWAIHRDAGLWDEPEKFKPERFMAGEAAKGYKFMPFGMGRRQCPGEGLAMRTVGLMLATFVQCFEWEKVSPEEVDMTEGLGLSMPKATPLEALYKPRQSMVPLLSQL, encoded by the exons ATGATCACTACGAAGCCTATCCAAATTTTTCTTCACTCCAAAATGGCCATCACCAATTTGGCTCTTCTCCAGTTCGTCCTCCCCTCTCTGTTTCTCTTCCTCTTAAGTATTTTTCTCATATTTCATCGTCAGCGCCAAAACCACCGCCGTCTACCGCCCAGTCCCCCTTCCTTTCCGATTTTaggccacctccacctcctcaaACCGCCGATTCACCGCCCTCTCGCCGCCATCTCCGCCGCCCACGGCCCCGTCGTTCTCCTCCGCTTCGGTTCCCGCCCCATCCTCCTCGTGTCCTCTCCGTCCGCCGCCGAAGAGTGCTTCACCGTCCACGACATCGCCTTCGCGAACCGCCCCCGCTTCCTCGCCGGCAAGATCCTCGGGTACGACTTCACCGCCATGCTGTGGGCACCCTACGGGTCCCACTGGCGCGACCTCCGCCGCATCACCTCCATGCACTTGCTCACGTCCGGCAGCCTACGCGCCTCCTCTGACCTTCGCACCGGGGAGATCAGAGCCCTCGTGCGGAACCTCTTCCTCCAGCAAGGCGGCAGCAGCGGTGGCGCACCGAGGAGGCTGGATCTAAAGTCAACTTTGTTCGACCTCGTGTGCGCCATCATCGAACAGCTGGTGGTTCCGCTGGCGGGGGAGACGCCAAAGCAGAGGCTGATCGTCAGGGAGATGGTGATCGAGGGACTACGGTTGAGCACGGCGGCCGCAAACGCAGGGGACTACATGCCGGCGTTTATGAGAGTGGCGTGGCGCGGGCTGGAGAAGAGGCTAATGAGGCTTCGGAGGAGGAGGGATGAGTTTTGGGGAAATCTCATAGTGCAGCACCGAGAGAGACGACAGATCGAGGATAATGGCGGCGGCGGCGTGGATGGGGAAGGAAGGAAGACAATGATGGACGTTATGTTGTCACTGCAAAGCATCGATCCGGATCGCTACACGGATGACATCATCAGGGGCCTAATGATA ACAATGTTCACAGCAGGAACAGACACCTCCGCCGGCACAACAGAGTGGGCAATGAGCTTGTTGTTAAACCATCCTCACGTTCTACAGAAGGCCGCCACCGAGCTTGACACAACGGTCGGCCACGGGCGGCTGGTCTCCGAAGACGACCTCACCAACCTCCCCTACTTGAACTGCATCATCCACGAGACTCTGCGATTGTACCCCGCCGCCCCTCTCCTCGTGCCCCACGAAACTTCCAAAGACTGCACCGTCGCGGGATTCGACGTCTCCGCCGGCACCATGCTGCTCGTCAACGTGTGGGCTATCCACAGGGATGCTGGCCTCTGGGACGAGCCCGAGAAGTTCAAGCCGGAGAGGTTCATGGCGGGGGAGGCGGCGAAGGGATACAAGTTCATGCCGTTTGGGATGGGGCGGCGGCAATGCCCCGGCGAGGGTCTAGCTATGCGAACGGTAGGGTTGATGCTGGCGACGTTCGTCCAGTGCTTCGAGTGGGAGAAAGTGTCGCCGGAGGAGGTGGACATGACGGAGGGGCTAGGACTGTCCATGCCCAAGGCGACGCCATTGGAGGCGTTGTACAAGCCACGCCAGAGCATGGTGCCACTCCTTTCGCAGCTGTGA